The genomic window TAGTGCCTGTGCTCGGCGTTCCCGTCGAAAGCCGTGCGCTCAAGGGCCTCGACTCCCTTCTCTCGATCGCACAAATGCCCGCCGGCGTTCCCGTAGGTACGCTCGCGATCGGTCAGGCAGGCGCGAAGAACGCCGCACTTCTTGCCGTCGCTATACTCGCAAATTCACGCCCGGACCTTCGCAAGAAACTACATAGTTTTCGCTCAAAGCAGACAAGAGCCGTACTTAAGACAAAGCCGGCCAAATAATGCTATCGAAACCGCCAAATTCGACGATCGGCATCTTCGGCAGCGGCCAACTCGGCCGTATGTTCGCTATTGAGGCTGCAAAATTGGGCTATCGCGTGCATACGTTCTCACCGGGCCGCGACACCTCAACAGGGCAGGTGTGCGGGCTTGAGACCGCGGCATCGTACGACGATCTTTTCGAAGTACGGACCTTTGCTCAGAGCGTGGATGTCGTTACGTTCGAGTTCGAGAATGTGCCGTCGGCAACGATCGAGGCGGCGGCGGAGTTCGTACCGGTGCATCCGCGCGGCGAGATACTGCACACCACGCAGAACCGCCTTCGCGAGAAGACGTTCCTTGCGGAGAACGGCTTTCCGCTTGCGGAATTTCGACCGATACGCACGGCTGAGGATCTTTACAAAGCCTGCGAAGAATTGGGCTTTCCGGCGGTGCTCAAGACGGCGGGTTTCGGCTATGACGGCAAAGGCCAGGCACGGATCAATGCCCGCAGTGAGATCGAGGCCGCATTTGACGCACTAGACGGCCGCGATTCTGTGCTTGAGCAGTTCATCACGTTCGAAAAGGAAGTCTCGGTTGTTTGTGTACGCGCTCAGGCGGGCGAATTCGCTCACTACGGCGTTATCGAGAACGACCATTCGAACCACATCCTCGATGTATCGCAAGCTCCCGCAAATGTCGATCCTGAGGTCTCAAAACAAGCGATCGAGATCGCGCAGGCGATCGGCGAGGCATTCGATTACGTTGGCACTTATTGTGTCGAATTCTTTCTCGCGCCGGACGGGCGATTGCTTGTCAACGAGATCGCACCGAGGCCGCATAATTCCGGGCATCTGACGTTCGACGCGTGCGTAACTTCGCAATTCGAGCAGCAGGTGCGCGCGGTGTGCGGCCTGCCGCTCGGATCGACCGAATATTTCCGGCCGGCGGCGATGGCAAATCTGCTTGGCGGCCTTTGGGCGAACGGCGAGCCGAATTGGACGGCAGCTCTCAAAGATCCTGCGGTCAAACTCCACCTATACGGCAAATCCGATCCTCGACCCGGCAGAAAAATGGG from Chloracidobacterium sp. includes these protein-coding regions:
- a CDS encoding 5-(carboxyamino)imidazole ribonucleotide synthase, which encodes MLSKPPNSTIGIFGSGQLGRMFAIEAAKLGYRVHTFSPGRDTSTGQVCGLETAASYDDLFEVRTFAQSVDVVTFEFENVPSATIEAAAEFVPVHPRGEILHTTQNRLREKTFLAENGFPLAEFRPIRTAEDLYKACEELGFPAVLKTAGFGYDGKGQARINARSEIEAAFDALDGRDSVLEQFITFEKEVSVVCVRAQAGEFAHYGVIENDHSNHILDVSQAPANVDPEVSKQAIEIAQAIGEAFDYVGTYCVEFFLAPDGRLLVNEIAPRPHNSGHLTFDACVTSQFEQQVRAVCGLPLGSTEYFRPAAMANLLGGLWANGEPNWTAALKDPAVKLHLYGKSDPRPGRKMGHLTALGNTAGEARQKVLAARERLTAGE